A stretch of DNA from Chrysiogenia bacterium:
CCAATGTGACGCGGCTGATCGACCAGCTCGAAAAGAAGGGTTTGGTCGAGCGCCGCAACGACCCGGCTGACCGCCGCGTATTTCGAATCTTTTTGACCAAGGACGGCAAGGCAATGAAGAAGAAGCTACTGCCGATCGGGGTCGAGGTGCGCACGCGCGCGATTGAGGGGCTGAGCGACGAGGACGTGCGCACAGCAACCCGCGTGCTTCGCACCATGACCGAAAACCTCCTTGCTGATGATGACTGAAGTTGCTCCCACCAGCTTCAAGACCGCGCTCGGCCGCGGCTTTCGCATGCGCTGCCCGCGTTGCGGGGAGGGGCGCATCTTCGAGAGCTTCTTTAAAGAGAACGAAATCTGCGATCACTGCGGGCTCAAACTTGAGGACCGCTCAGGCAAGACCTGGGCCT
This window harbors:
- a CDS encoding MarR family transcriptional regulator, encoding MSKTENLQENPALRLEEAIGYLTYRAQVAFRFSMNQALERHGFGDFGLEQWRVLRALWVQEGLTQNEIGVLHLKDKTNVTRLIDQLEKKGLVERRNDPADRRVFRIFLTKDGKAMKKKLLPIGVEVRTRAIEGLSDEDVRTATRVLRTMTENLLADDD